In Rutidosis leptorrhynchoides isolate AG116_Rl617_1_P2 chromosome 2, CSIRO_AGI_Rlap_v1, whole genome shotgun sequence, one genomic interval encodes:
- the LOC139891979 gene encoding uncharacterized protein encodes MMSETALRDLNLLPMSERKNETASKEFITKSYVEPTDENIGGKQRNTAVSLVEPPVNGKEVAHCGAEVVIAEVEYIESDKLDDLKDVDKSLKVLVAGLESKDWVLLCETLNNVRRFSIYCKEALEDILEHVISLVVKALKNPRSAVCKTAIMTSSDIFKAFGNNIVDALDPLLVVLLLKSSQDKRFVCEAAEKALINLTISVSPVLLLPKVQPYLKNRNPRIRAKASMCVSRIVPRLGAEGIRDYGIDKLIQIASSQLSDQLPESRESARALLLELQIAYEKSPVSAPEQDMLSDEPKLLPWQQFCESNLPKISAQAVLRVTSVAREGVGSGL; translated from the exons ATGATGTCTGAAACTGCTCTCAGAGATCTTAATCTGCTCCCAATGTCTGAAAGGAAAAATGAGACTGCAAGTAAAGAATTTATAACTAAGTCGTATGTTGAACCTACTGATGAAAATATTGGAGGAAAACAAAGAAACACTGCCGTCTCTTTGGTTGAGCCACCTGTGAATGGAAAGGAGGTTGCACATTGTGGTGCAGAGGTGGTTATTGCAGAAGTGGAATACATTGAATCTGATAAACTGGATGATCTAAAAGATGTTGATAAGAGCCTTAAG GTGCTTGTAGCTGGATTAGAGTCTAAAGACTGGGTTTTACTCTGTGAGACTCTTAACAATGTACGTCGTTTCTCAATATACTGCAAGGAAGCTTTGGAAGACATTTT GGAACATGTGATTTCCCTTGTTGTGAAAGCTCTAAAGAACCCAAGAAGTGCTGTTTGTAAAACTGCTATCATGACATCATCAGACATCTTTAAAGCATTTGGCAATAACATAGTTGATGCACTGGATCCACTT CTTGTAGTACTTCTTTTGAAGTCATCTCAAGACAAACGGTTTGTGTGTGAGGCTGCTGAAAAAGCTTTGATAAATTTGACAATTTCAGTCTCCCCTGTTTTGCTGTTACCAAAGGTTCAACCTTATCTTAAGAACCGCAATCCACGTATTCGTGCAAAGGCTTCGATGTGCGTTTCTCGTATTGTACCTAGGCTG GGTGCTGAGGGAATAAGAGATTATGGAATTGATAAGTTGATCCAAATAGCTTCATCCCAACTCAGTGATCAGCTCCCTGAGTCACGCGAGTCAGCTCGTGCTCTTCTTTTGGAGTTACAAATAGCATACGAAAAATCTCCCGTTTCAGCACCTGAACAAGACATGCTATCTGATGAACCTAAGTTACTTCCGTGGCAGCAGTTTTGTGAGTCTAACCTTCCAAAGATAAGTGCTCAAGCCGTGCTTCGTGTCACTAGCGTCGCACGAGAGGGTGTTGGTTCAGGTTTGTAA